The following proteins are encoded in a genomic region of Deinococcus betulae:
- a CDS encoding allantoate amidohydrolase, with product MTADLTALARRALLACADLARFTETPGEITRTFLCPPSRDVTAYLTAWAQALGLSVRGDAAGNLRARREGPGPDAPTLYLGSHVDTVPNAGAYDGVLGVTLAFAVAEALRDAPLPFALELLAFSEEEGVRYGVPFIGSRALVGTLDELLPLVDAQGISVAEALSTYGLDLTQLPEAAVTGQSLGFLEFHIEQGPVLQAAGASLGIVTAIAGQSRLLLEWTGQAAHAGTTPMPHRRDALAAAARFVVAAEDRARTTPGLVATVGMLSAQPGAINVIPGSAQATLDIRHERDEVRQAALTALLADAHCLARERGVTLTVTEKMTQPAVPMDGELQTRLRRAAAEEGLSVPDLPSGAGHDAMILAGRMPAAMLFLRSPNALSHHPDETVMPEDVEAALRVGVRFVQGLAADTGGQP from the coding sequence TTGACCGCTGACCTGACTGCCCTGGCCCGCCGCGCCCTCCTGGCCTGCGCCGACCTGGCGCGCTTTACCGAGACGCCAGGTGAGATTACGCGCACCTTCCTGTGCCCCCCAAGCCGCGACGTGACCGCGTACCTGACCGCCTGGGCGCAGGCCTTGGGCCTGAGTGTGCGCGGCGACGCCGCTGGCAACCTGCGGGCCCGGCGCGAGGGGCCAGGCCCTGACGCCCCCACCCTCTACCTGGGCTCGCATGTGGACACGGTGCCCAATGCGGGGGCTTACGACGGCGTACTGGGCGTGACGCTGGCCTTCGCTGTCGCCGAGGCGCTGCGGGACGCGCCGCTGCCCTTTGCGCTCGAACTGCTGGCCTTCAGCGAGGAGGAAGGGGTGCGCTACGGTGTGCCGTTCATTGGCAGCCGGGCGCTGGTGGGCACCCTGGACGAGTTGCTGCCCCTCGTGGACGCCCAGGGGATCAGCGTGGCCGAAGCCCTGAGCACCTACGGCCTGGACCTTACCCAGTTGCCTGAGGCCGCCGTCACGGGCCAGAGTCTGGGGTTTCTGGAATTCCATATCGAGCAGGGGCCGGTGCTACAGGCGGCCGGGGCCAGTCTGGGCATCGTCACAGCCATTGCGGGGCAGAGTCGACTGCTGCTGGAGTGGACCGGGCAGGCAGCCCACGCCGGCACCACCCCCATGCCGCACCGCCGCGACGCGCTGGCCGCCGCCGCGCGGTTTGTGGTCGCCGCCGAGGACCGGGCGCGCACCACGCCGGGGCTGGTGGCCACGGTGGGAATGCTGAGCGCCCAGCCTGGGGCCATCAACGTGATTCCGGGTTCGGCGCAGGCCACCCTCGACATCCGCCACGAACGCGACGAGGTGCGCCAGGCAGCCCTGACGGCCCTGCTGGCCGACGCCCACTGCTTGGCCAGAGAACGCGGCGTGACTCTGACCGTCACCGAGAAGATGACCCAGCCGGCGGTGCCCATGGACGGGGAGCTTCAGACCCGGCTGCGCCGCGCGGCGGCTGAGGAGGGGCTGAGCGTTCCTGATCTGCCCAGCGGCGCGGGCCACGACGCCATGATCCTGGCGGGGCGAATGCCGGCCGCCATGTTGTTTCTGCGCTCACCAAACGCCCTGAGCCACCACCCCGACGAAACCGTGATGCCAGAGGACGTAGAAGCCGCCCTGCGGGTGGGCGTGCGCTTTGTGCAGGGGCTGGCTGCTGACACTGGGGGCCAGCCATGA